Proteins encoded together in one Myxococcales bacterium window:
- a CDS encoding peptide chain release factor-like protein — translation MAWRAPGVASCRQAHCLPGTHEPSARERAQSRLVDPSEPADHAVEPADRRGVDGHPPRPLPRASPDAARDAGGPHGQLPGHAGLGSAPPVVGRLGRSGRHGAQARRLPEAVQHRAQRRGRARHDRREARAAPRRALGRRLGRQGHDRLALRRPAAVGQDRAAVRHPRGQVQDQAVGGRSQGRAPRAVRAGHRRARLLGVRVRDPGRHRRRAGRRARDRVRPLRRGAAAAGDDRAVPRRADAGLRRGDARPRRSGRADLGDRARDAARSARSAVPEHEVRPRRQARAPDQRADQRGHRPGRGRPRRRQGRGRRLRRAGGGPAADATGHRAARAGPAQLTAAHVTAVDARARDAAILASDDELVRACEVDRYRASGPGGQKRNKTESAVRVRHRATGVIAHADDSRSQHDNRVKAVRRLRGHLALELRAPLDLASYAPSPRLRALLDGGAARLGEKTRATAEFWAAIAELLDVAFACGVEVAATGARVGLGSGAVARFLTCDPQVLRTINQERAQRGLRPLR, via the coding sequence ATGGCGTGGCGCGCGCCGGGCGTGGCATCCTGTCGACAGGCCCATTGCCTGCCGGGGACCCATGAGCCATCCGCTCGAGAGCGCGCTCAATCGCGCCTTGTCGATCCGTCTGAACCTGCAGATCACGCTGTCGAACCTGCCGATCGTCGAGGAGTGGATGGACATCCACCTCGACCGCTTCCTCGAGCATCTCCCGACGCCGCCCGAGATGCCGGCGGGCCACATGGTCAGCTACCTGGCCATGCTGGGCTCGGATCTGCGCCGCCTGTGGTGGGGCGCCTGGGGCGATCCGGCCGGCATGGTGCCCAAGCTCGCCGACTACCTGAAGCTGTGCAACATCGCGCCCAGCGACGCGGCCGCGCTCGACACGATCGGCGAGAAGCTCGAGCCGCGCCTCGTCGGGCCCTGGGTCGGCGTCTGGGGCGGCAAGGTCACGACCGGCTGGCACTTCGTCGACCCGCAGCCGTGGGACAAGATCGAGCCGCTGTTCGGCACCCACGAGGCCAAGTTCAAGATCAAGCAGTGGGTGGCCGATCACAAGGTCGAGCGCCTCGAGCGGTTCGCGCAGGCCATCGGCGAGCGCGCCTACTCGGAGTTCGAGTTCGCGATCCCGGGCGCCACCGTCGACGAGCAGGTCGACGCGCTCGAGACCGCGTTCGTCCACTTCGCCGGGGCGCCGCTGCCGCCGGAGACGATCGAGCTGTTCCGCGGCGCGCCGACGCCGGGCTTCGCCGTGGCGATGCGCGTCCGCGGCGGTCAGGTCGTGCGGACCTCGGCGATCGCGCCCGGGATGCCGCTCGATCTGCTCGATCGGCTGTGCCTGAGCATGAAGTCCGACCGCGACGACAAGCTCGAGCGCCTGATCAACGCGCTGACCAACGAGGGCATCGCCCGGGTCGAGGTCGGCCGCGCCGGCGACAAGGGCGGGGTCGACGTCTACGTCGAGCCGGGGGAGGCCCGGCCGCCGACGCGACCGGGCACCGCGCCGCCCGAGCCGGCCCAGCGCAATTGACCGCGGCGCACGTGACCGCGGTCGACGCCCGCGCGCGCGACGCCGCGATCCTGGCCAGCGACGACGAGCTGGTGCGCGCGTGCGAGGTCGATCGCTACCGCGCCAGCGGCCCGGGCGGGCAGAAGCGCAACAAGACCGAGAGCGCGGTCCGGGTCCGGCACCGCGCCACCGGGGTGATCGCCCACGCCGACGACAGCCGCTCCCAGCACGACAACCGCGTCAAGGCGGTGCGGCGGCTGCGCGGGCACCTGGCGCTCGAGCTGCGCGCGCCGCTCGATCTGGCCAGCTACGCGCCGAGCCCGCGCCTGCGGGCCCTGCTCGACGGCGGGGCCGCGCGCCTGGGCGAGAAGACCCGCGCGACCGCCGAGTTCTGGGCGGCGATCGCCGAGCTGCTCGACGTCGCGTTCGCGTGCGGCGTCGAGGTCGCCGCGACCGGCGCGCGGGTCGGGCTGGGCAGCGGCGCGGTCGCGCGGTTCCTGACGTGCGATCCCCAGGTGCTGCGGACGATCAACCAGGAGCGCGCCCAGCGGGGGCTGCGCCCGCTGCGGTGA
- the htpG gene encoding molecular chaperone HtpG: MIQTAERHEFQAEVKQLLDLMVHSLYSDKDIFLRELVSNASDALDKRRFEAVAQPELADDGELQIRLAVDPDARTLAISDNGIGMTRDEVVKNIGTIARSGTKEFLAQLAAAQATDAPGLIGQFGVGFYSAFMVADQITLVTRKAGTDAATRWQSSGDGTYTIEDAERPEAGTTITLTLKPADPEHGLHDYTAASMLGTIIKRYSDFVAYPIRLAGADGDGEPLNSRKAIWDRPKAEVTEEEYKDFYRHVSHDWTDPLRSIPVRMEGTFEAYALMYLPSKAPFDLYNPEMKRGLQLYVKRVFVMDECKELLPTHLRFVRGVVDAHDLSLNVSREILQKDRQIQLIRKQLVKKVLGALDEMKRDKPDDYRTFWTSFGPVLKEGLAGWDTPDKDKLLDLIVTASTKEADGLVSFGDYVARMKDGQDAIYYLTGPSKEAVARSPLLERFARAGYEVLLFSDPIDELWLEQAPKFGDKALVSIGRGDIALGSEDERKQEAAKLDERKAELGELLTALRAGIQEDVKDVRLSTRLTSSASCLVADADDMTPRMQRMMAQLGHAVPKVKPVLEVNGDHPLIGKLRVVHLERADDPRIAWCARVLLGQAHLADTGELPEPEAYNQAVAELMLRAV, encoded by the coding sequence ATGATCCAGACTGCCGAACGCCACGAGTTCCAGGCCGAGGTGAAGCAGCTCCTCGACCTGATGGTCCACTCGCTGTACTCCGACAAGGACATCTTCCTGCGCGAGCTGGTGTCGAACGCGTCCGACGCGCTCGACAAGCGCCGGTTCGAGGCGGTGGCCCAGCCCGAGCTGGCCGACGACGGCGAGCTGCAGATCCGCCTGGCGGTCGACCCGGACGCCCGGACCCTGGCGATCAGCGACAACGGCATCGGCATGACCCGCGACGAGGTGGTCAAGAACATCGGCACGATCGCGCGCTCGGGCACCAAGGAGTTCCTGGCCCAGCTCGCCGCCGCGCAGGCCACCGACGCGCCCGGGCTGATCGGCCAGTTCGGCGTCGGCTTCTACTCGGCGTTCATGGTCGCCGATCAGATCACGCTCGTGACCCGGAAGGCCGGCACCGACGCCGCGACCCGGTGGCAGTCGTCCGGCGACGGCACCTACACGATCGAGGACGCCGAGCGGCCCGAGGCCGGCACGACGATCACCCTGACCCTCAAGCCGGCCGACCCCGAGCACGGCCTGCACGACTACACCGCCGCGTCGATGCTGGGCACGATCATCAAGCGCTACTCGGACTTCGTCGCGTACCCGATCCGCCTGGCCGGCGCCGACGGCGACGGCGAGCCGCTCAACTCGCGCAAGGCCATCTGGGATCGGCCCAAGGCCGAGGTGACCGAGGAGGAGTACAAGGACTTCTACCGGCACGTGTCCCACGACTGGACCGATCCGCTGCGGTCGATCCCGGTGCGCATGGAGGGGACGTTCGAGGCCTACGCGCTCATGTACCTGCCGAGCAAGGCGCCGTTCGATCTCTACAACCCCGAGATGAAGCGGGGCCTGCAGCTCTACGTCAAGCGCGTGTTCGTGATGGACGAGTGCAAGGAGCTCCTGCCCACGCACCTCCGGTTCGTGCGCGGCGTCGTCGACGCCCACGATCTGTCGCTGAACGTGTCGCGCGAGATCCTGCAGAAGGACCGGCAGATCCAGCTGATCCGCAAGCAGCTGGTCAAGAAGGTGCTGGGCGCGCTCGACGAGATGAAGCGCGACAAGCCCGACGACTACCGCACGTTCTGGACCTCGTTCGGGCCGGTGCTCAAGGAGGGCCTGGCCGGGTGGGACACGCCCGACAAGGACAAGCTGCTCGACCTGATCGTGACCGCGTCGACCAAGGAGGCCGACGGGCTGGTCTCGTTCGGCGACTACGTGGCGCGCATGAAGGACGGGCAGGACGCGATCTACTACCTGACCGGTCCGTCGAAGGAGGCGGTCGCGCGCTCGCCGCTGCTCGAGCGGTTTGCCCGCGCCGGCTACGAGGTGCTGCTGTTCAGCGATCCGATCGACGAGCTGTGGCTCGAGCAGGCGCCGAAGTTCGGCGACAAGGCGCTGGTGTCGATCGGCCGCGGCGACATCGCGCTGGGCTCCGAGGACGAGCGCAAGCAGGAGGCGGCCAAGCTCGATGAGCGCAAGGCCGAGCTGGGCGAGCTCTTGACCGCGCTGCGCGCCGGGATCCAGGAGGACGTCAAGGACGTGCGGCTGTCGACCCGGCTGACCTCCTCGGCCTCCTGCCTGGTGGCCGACGCCGACGACATGACCCCACGCATGCAGCGGATGATGGCGCAGCTCGGCCACGCGGTGCCCAAGGTCAAGCCGGTGCTCGAGGTCAACGGCGACCACCCGCTGATCGGCAAGCTGCGGGTCGTGCACCTCGAGCGCGCCGACGATCCGCGGATCGCCTGGTGCGCCCGCGTGCTCCTGGGCCAGGCCCACCTGGCCGACACCGGCGAGCTGCCCGAGCCCGAGGCCTACAACCAGGCCGTCGCCGAGCTGATGCTGCGCGCGGTCTGA
- the pdxH gene encoding pyridoxamine 5'-phosphate oxidase, protein MAERLWHHGAQYQGDGLDPAGCPEDPLALFRIWFGDAERIAPDKVNAMTLATVDADGRPDARIVLLKELDARGFVFYTNYASRKGAELAARPRAALVFYWPALDRQIRIEGAVEQVTSAESDAYFAVRPRGSRVAAAASPQSQELPSRAALVARIDAIEAELAGADPARPAHWGGYRVLPDAVEFWQGQPSRLHDRVQYRLGADGWTRARLAP, encoded by the coding sequence ATGGCCGAACGACTCTGGCACCACGGCGCGCAGTACCAGGGCGACGGCCTCGACCCGGCCGGGTGCCCCGAGGATCCGCTGGCGCTGTTCCGGATCTGGTTCGGCGACGCCGAGCGGATCGCGCCCGACAAGGTCAACGCGATGACGCTGGCCACCGTCGACGCCGACGGCCGTCCGGACGCGCGGATCGTGCTGCTCAAGGAGCTCGACGCGCGCGGCTTCGTCTTCTACACCAACTACGCCAGCCGCAAGGGCGCCGAGCTCGCCGCCCGGCCGCGGGCGGCGCTGGTGTTCTACTGGCCGGCGCTCGATCGCCAGATCCGGATCGAGGGCGCGGTGGAGCAGGTCACCTCGGCCGAGTCCGACGCGTACTTCGCCGTGCGCCCGCGCGGCAGCCGGGTCGCGGCGGCGGCGTCGCCGCAGTCGCAGGAGCTGCCGTCGCGCGCGGCGCTGGTGGCGCGGATCGACGCGATCGAGGCCGAGCTGGCCGGGGCCGATCCGGCGCGGCCGGCGCACTGGGGCGGCTACCGCGTGCTGCCCGACGCGGTCGAGTTCTGGCAGGGCCAGCCGTCGCGGCTGCACGATCGCGTGCAGTACCGCCTCGGCGCCGACGGCTGGACGCGCGCGCGCCTGGCGCCGTAG
- a CDS encoding protein phosphatase 2C domain-containing protein, with translation MNTITTVPDEAVPSRIARAPEAAVGGDLEIAAGSVAGWVHRRIGRPNQDAARVLRTAGGVAIAVCDGCGSGSRSEIGATIGARLWTQIVAERLRDGGPIAAGDFQAMAATVLDRLAVVAAAMGGDLAEVTREHLLFTSLVAAITDDQVAVAALGDGVVALGDVVHVLGPFEDNAPPYLTEAWFGPPRTLATWVRGRAEIDRLVLATDGAVPLVAPRDGRAAAPTLDELAGIEAIYKNPFALERRLRLLADDGLEIDWEAHRTSRRAAYLDDDTTAVIVRWSRA, from the coding sequence ATGAACACGATCACGACCGTCCCCGATGAAGCCGTGCCGAGCCGCATCGCCCGAGCCCCCGAGGCCGCCGTGGGTGGCGACCTCGAGATCGCCGCGGGCAGCGTGGCCGGCTGGGTCCACCGGCGGATCGGTCGCCCCAACCAGGACGCGGCCCGGGTGCTGCGCACCGCCGGCGGCGTCGCGATCGCGGTCTGCGACGGCTGCGGCAGCGGCAGCCGCAGCGAGATCGGCGCGACGATCGGCGCGCGGTTGTGGACCCAGATCGTGGCCGAGCGCTTGCGCGACGGCGGTCCGATCGCCGCCGGCGACTTCCAGGCCATGGCGGCGACCGTGCTCGACCGGCTGGCGGTGGTGGCCGCGGCCATGGGCGGCGACCTGGCCGAGGTCACGCGCGAGCACCTCCTGTTCACGTCGCTGGTGGCGGCGATCACCGACGACCAGGTCGCGGTCGCGGCGCTCGGCGACGGCGTGGTCGCGCTCGGCGACGTGGTCCACGTCCTGGGCCCGTTCGAGGACAACGCGCCGCCGTACCTGACCGAGGCCTGGTTCGGGCCGCCGCGCACGCTCGCGACCTGGGTCCGGGGCCGCGCCGAGATCGACCGGCTGGTGCTGGCCACCGACGGCGCGGTGCCGCTGGTCGCGCCCCGGGATGGCCGCGCCGCCGCGCCGACGCTCGATGAGCTGGCCGGGATCGAGGCGATCTACAAGAACCCGTTCGCGCTCGAGCGACGCCTGCGCCTGCTGGCCGACGACGGGCTCGAGATCGACTGGGAGGCGCACCGCACGTCCCGGCGCGCGGCCTACCTCGACGACGACACCACCGCGGTGATCGTGCGCTGGAGCCGGGCGTGA
- a CDS encoding NUDIX domain-containing protein, whose product MNPIRDKFCSACGTAYAPPLAYPRLCANPACRMMVWANPIPVAVTLVPVVHGARTGLLVVRRGIEPRRGLLALVGGFVEDHERWQTAAAREVREEVHVEIDADSVTLRDAVSTEPRPNRILLFATCARVDAATFPPFAANTESMSRGVIFGPDGLDDAFAFPLHAAAARRWFAERGATGSLDHLEL is encoded by the coding sequence ATGAACCCGATCCGCGACAAGTTCTGCTCCGCCTGCGGCACCGCGTACGCACCGCCGCTCGCCTACCCGCGCCTGTGCGCCAACCCCGCCTGCCGGATGATGGTGTGGGCCAACCCGATCCCGGTCGCGGTCACGCTGGTGCCGGTGGTCCACGGCGCCCGCACGGGCCTGCTGGTCGTGCGCCGCGGCATCGAGCCCCGGCGCGGCCTGCTGGCGCTGGTCGGCGGCTTCGTCGAGGATCACGAGCGCTGGCAGACCGCCGCCGCGCGCGAGGTCCGCGAGGAGGTCCACGTCGAGATCGACGCCGACTCCGTGACGTTGCGCGACGCGGTCTCGACCGAGCCGCGGCCCAACCGGATCTTGCTGTTCGCGACCTGCGCGCGGGTCGACGCCGCCACGTTCCCGCCGTTCGCCGCCAACACCGAGTCGATGAGCCGCGGGGTGATCTTCGGCCCCGACGGCCTCGACGACGCGTTCGCGTTCCCGCTCCACGCGGCGGCCGCCCGCCGCTGGTTCGCCGAGCGCGGCGCCACCGGGAGCCTCGATCATCTCGAGCTCTGA